The Camelina sativa cultivar DH55 chromosome 14, Cs, whole genome shotgun sequence genome includes a window with the following:
- the LOC104739094 gene encoding uncharacterized protein LOC104739094 produces the protein MSMEGSFEGMLMNVSIFALIQALVYLILSKSSSVFSTSKTMKRANSFRSARSISIRRILATLQDMPAGGEMSPSSMGSSSLVSPSSSPS, from the coding sequence atgtCAATGGAAGGAAGCTTTGAAGGCATGCTAATGAACGTGAGCATTTTTGCTCTGATTCAAGCTCTTGTGTATCTCATACTCTCTAAATCTTCGAGTGTTTTCTCTACGTCAAAGACGATGAAGAGAGCTAACAGTTTCCGGTCAGCGAGATCCATCAGCATCCGTAGGATTCTGGCTACTCTTCAAGACATGCCTGCAGGCGGCGAGATGTCTCCTTCTTCCATGGGATCCTCTTCTCTTGTCTCcccttcatcatcaccatcgtAA
- the LOC104739095 gene encoding protein UPSTREAM OF FLC-like, translating to MESNGGGGEVRRVNLVYFLSRSGHVDHPHLLRVHHLSRNGVFLRDVKRWLADARGDAVPDAFSWSCKRRYKNGYVWQDLLDDDLITPISDNEYVLKGSEILLNSPKEENKAWGVRNSVDGREDPEGKLEESKLTSEKIHKESPVFCSQRSTATTSTVTEESTTNEEDSLLKKPDRKKVSGERDGSKENGSGNDVEPGRPSVSSSTTSSSSYIKSKSYSSLRASHVLRNLMKCGGLDTNDAVLEPLNKSASGAFGPAWDNERRYQQHNARKSFEEYWSGIKMKETIEFCKPKATTSKPSMAPLCAQCGKLFKPEKMHSHMKLCSGAKNSSALTGNKTGKPRQQRCRNINPGNPLGHQRVARTTLKDS from the exons atggaaagtaatggtggaggaggagaagtaaGAAGAGTGAATTTAGTTTATTTCCTTAGCCGTTCTGGTCACGTTGACCATCCTCATCTCTTGCGTGTTCATCATCTCTCTCGTAATGGAGTCTTTCTTCGAG ATGTGAAGAGATGGTTAGCGGACGCACGAGGCGATGCGGTGCCTGACGCATTCTCTTGGTCTTGTAAGAG GAGGTACAAGAATGGATATGTATGGCAAGATTTATTAGACGACGATCTGATTACCCCAATCTCCGATAATGAATATGTCCTCAAAGGATCTGAGATTCTACTAAACTCTCCGAAGG AGGAGAACAAAGCTTGGGGCGTAAGAAATAGTGTTGACGGCAGAGAAGACCCTGAAGGAAAACTCGAGGAGTCGAAATTAACGTCAGAGAAGATCCATAAAGAGTCTCCGGTGTTCTGCTCTCAGAGATCGACGGCGACAACGTCGACGGTCACCGAGGAATCCACAACGAACGAAGAAGATTCGCTTCTTAAGAAACCAGATCGGAAAAAAGTATCCGGCGAAAGAGACGGTTCTAAGGAAAACGGGTCGGGTAACGATGTCGAGCCGGGTCGACCGAGTGTATCGTCGTCAACGACGTCGTCTTCGAGTTACATTAAGAGTAAGAGCTATTCGAGCCTACGTGCCTCTCACGTGTTACGGAACTTGATGAAGTGTGGTGGTTTGGATacaaacgacgccgttttagAGCCTTTGAACAAATCTGCGTCTGGGGCTTTTGGTCCGGCTTGGGACAACGAACGCAGATACCAACAGCACAATGCTCG aaaaagctTCGAGGAGTACTGGAGTGGCATAAAGATGAAGGAGACAATAGAGTTTTGTAAACCAAAGGCTACTACAAGCAAGCCTTCTATGGCTCCATTATGCGC GCAATGTGGGAAGTTATTTAAACCCGAGAAGATGCATTCGCACATGAAACTATGTAGTGGGGCGAAGAATTCATCAGCATTGACCGGAAATAAAACCGGTAAACCGAGGCAGCAACGGTGCAGAAACATTAATCCTGGAAACCCATTGGGACATCAACGTGTAGCGAGGACTACTCTCAAAGATTCATGA
- the LOC104739096 gene encoding cation/H(+) antiporter 23, chloroplastic-like yields the protein MSSDPFNTTEPKYEIEESRFGKIVCYDQQLLFEKREQKGWESGSTLASSLPFFITQLFVANLSYRVLYYITRPFYLPPFVAQILCGLLFSPSVLGNVDIVIQHIFPYRFTMVLETFANLALVYNIFLLGLGMDLRMVRITEFKPVIIAFAGLFVALPVGAALYYLPGNGHPEKILAGCVFWSVSLACTNFPDLARILADLKLLRSDMGRTAMCAAIITDLCTWVLLVFGFASFTKSGSWNIRMPYVLFATAIFVVFCIFVLRPGIKWIFAKTVKAGHVGDTHVWFVLGGVVLCGLITDACGVHSITGAFLFGLSIPHDHIIRNMIEEKLHDFLAGILMPLFYIICGLRADIGFMLQYTDKFMMAFVICSSFLVKIVTTVIVSLFMRMPMRDALAMGALMNTKGTLSLVVLNAGRDTKALDSPMYTHMTIALLVMSLVVEPLLAVSYKPKKKLAHYKHRTVQKIKGETEFRVLACVHILPNVSGIANLLQVSNPTKQSPLNVFAIHLVELTGRTTASLLIMNDECKPKANFSDRVRADSDQIAENFEAMEVNNDAMMVQTITAVSPYTTMHEDICALAEDKRVCFIILPYHKHLTPDGRMGEGNSSHADINQNVLNHAPCSVGILVDRGMAMVRSESFRGEAMKREVAMLFVGGPDDREALSYAWRMVGQHVIKLTVVRFVPGREALLSSGKVAAEYEREKQVDDECIYEFNFKTMNDSSVKYIEKVVNDGQDTISTIREMEDNNSYDLYVVGRGYNSDSPVTAGLNDWSSSPELGTIGDTLASSNFTMHASVLVIQQYSAVNRQAAVAAATATTVPGNNQESVDGGAKVTRDAEAPFMKSMYEDEEEDEEEEHQYGIHR from the exons CAACTTCTCTttgaaaagagagaacaaaagggATGGGAGAGCGGAAGTACGCTTGCTTCTTCCCTTCCCTTCTTCATAACACAACTATTCGTCGCAAACCTAAGCTACCGCGTCCTCTACTATATAACCCGACCCTTTTATCTTCCTCCTTTCGTAGCTCAAATCCTT TGTGGTTTATTGTTTAGCCCAAGCGTGCTTGGGAACGTAGATATTGtaatccaacatatattcccctACAGATTCACAATGGTTCTTGAAACATTCGCAAACTTAGCTCTCGTCTACAACATCTTCCTCCTTGGTCTAGGGATGGACCTGAGGATGGTGCGGATCACCGAGTTCAAACCTGTCATCATCGCCTTTGCAGGACTTTTCGTCGCTTTACCAGTTGGTGCCGCCCTTTACTATTTGCCGGGCAATGGCCATCCAGAAAAGATCCTCGCTGGTTGTGTCTTCTGGTCTGTCTCTTTAGCCTGTACCAACTTCCCTGACCTGGCTAGGATCCTTGCGGATCTTAAGCTGTTGCGGTCCGATATGGGCCGTACGGCCATGTGTGCTGCCATTATCACTGATTTGTGCACATGGGTTCTCCTTGTTTTCGGGTTCGCTTCTTTTACCAAATCAG GGTCATGGAACATTAGGATGCCCTACGTGTTGTTCGCCACTGCAATCTTCGTCGTCTTCTGCATCTTTGTGCTGCGTCCGGGAATTAAATGGATCTTCGCAAAGACCGTGAAGGCAGGTCACGTTGGAGACACTCACGTTTGGTTCGTTTTAGGAGGTGTGGTCCTATGCGGCCTGATCACGGACGCATGCGGGGTCCACTCCATAACCGGGGCATTCCTGTTCGGTCTCTCCATCCCGCACGACCACATCATACGTAACATGATCGAGGAGAAGCTCCATGACTTCCTCGCCGGGATTCTTATGCCTCTCTTCTATATCATTTGTGGGTTACGAGCAGATATTGGTTTCATGCTCCAGTACACTGACAAGTTCATGATGGCATTTGTCATTTGCTCTTCCTTCTTGGTAAAGATCGTGACTACTGTGATCGTCTCTTTATTTATGCGTATGCCTATGCGTGACGCACTCGCTATGGGAGCCCTTATGAACACCAAGGGAACTTTATCGCTCGTCGTTCTTAATGCTGGTCGTGATACCAAG GCGCTGGATAGTCCAATGTACACCCATATGACGATCGCTCTTCTAGTGATGTCACTAGTAGTCGAGCCTCTTCTCGCAGTTTCATACAAGCCCAAGAAAAAACTGGCTCATTACAAGCACCGTACGGTCCAAAAGATTAAAGGAGAAACAGAGTTCCGCGTCTTAGCTTGCGTCCATATTCTCCCCAATGTCTCTGGGATCGCCAATCTCTTACAAGTCTCAAACCCAACCAAACAATCACCTCTAAATGTCTTCGCCATTCACCTCGTGGAGCTGACCGGTCGGACCACAGCCTCGCTGCTAATCATGAATGACGAATGCAAGCCGAAAGCTAACTTCTCGGACAGAGTCAGAGCAGACTCCGACCAAATCGCTGAGAACTTCGAAGCTATGGAAGTCAACAACGACGCTATGATGGTTCAGACCATCACCGCCGTCTCGCCCTACACAACGATGCACGAAGACATATGCGCGTTAGCCGAGGACAAGCGAGTTTGTTTCATCATATTGCCTTACCACAAACACTTGACACCGGACGGTCGGATGGGAGAAGGAAACTCTTCCCACGCCGACATTAACCAAAACGTTTTGAACCACGCTCCTTGCTCAGTCGGGATTTTAGTGGACCGTGGCATGGCCATGGTCCGGTCTGAGTCGTTCCGTGGAGAAGCAATGAAAAGAGAAGTCGCGATGCTCTTCGTGGGTGGTCCAGACGACCGTGAGGCGTTATCATACGCTTGGCGGATGGTCGGACAACACGTGATTAAACTCACTGTTGTAAGATTCGTCCCGGGACGCGAAGCTCTACTATCGTCCGGGAAAGTTGCGGCGGAGTACGAGAGGGAGAAACAAGTAGACGATGAGTGCATCTACGAGTTTAATTTCAAGACAATGAACGATTCTTCCGTTAAGTATATCGAAAAAGTGGTGAACGATGGTCAAGACACGATCTCTACTATCAGAGAAATGGAAGACAATAACTCGTACGATCTCTACGTTGTCGGAAGAGGATATAACTCAGATTCTCCGGTGACAGCCGGTTTAAACGATTGGAGCAGTAGCCCTGAGCTAGGCACGATAGGGGACACATTAGCTTCGTCGAATTTCACAATGCATGCTTCGGTTTTAGTCATTCAACAATACTCTGCCGTTAACAGACAAGCTGCAGTCGCAGCAGCCACCGCAACAACGGTCCCCGGGAACAATCAAGAATCCGTTGATGGTGGGGCAAAGGTAACTCGTGATGCTGAGGCGCCATTTATGAAGTCTATGTATGAAgacgaggaggaagatgaagaagaggagcaCCAATATGGAATTCATAGGTGA